The following are from one region of the Aquirufa lenticrescens genome:
- a CDS encoding precorrin-2 dehydrogenase/sirohydrochlorin ferrochelatase family protein encodes MFPIFLKMDQIQTLVVGGGNVALEKASAILRNSPEANLTLVAPFFRPETIEYLQDFPHVRILTRGFQPSDLEGLDLIICATDSPALHAEIKALAAAQHLLCNVADTPPLCDFYLGSIVQKGDLKIAISTNGKSPTLAKRIRAFLEDVIPEDIQTSLDQLEAARKTLKGDFQEKITQLNELTKNLIFKKKD; translated from the coding sequence ATGTTTCCCATCTTCTTGAAAATGGATCAAATCCAGACCTTGGTCGTGGGAGGAGGGAACGTAGCCTTAGAAAAGGCATCCGCGATTTTGCGCAATTCACCGGAGGCAAACTTGACCTTAGTGGCCCCCTTTTTTCGTCCGGAGACCATCGAATACTTGCAGGATTTCCCGCACGTGCGCATCTTAACACGCGGCTTTCAACCATCGGATTTAGAAGGTTTAGACTTGATCATCTGCGCCACGGATTCTCCCGCTTTGCACGCAGAAATCAAAGCCTTAGCCGCTGCCCAGCACTTGCTTTGCAATGTGGCGGATACGCCGCCTTTGTGTGATTTTTATTTAGGATCCATCGTCCAAAAAGGCGATTTGAAGATTGCGATATCCACGAATGGGAAATCACCAACTTTGGCCAAAAGAATCAGAGCCTTCCTTGAGGACGTCATCCCGGAAGACATCCAAACCTCTCTCGATCAACTAGAGGCTGCCCGAAAAACATTAAAGGGTGACTTTCAAGAGAAAATCACCCAATTAAATGAACTAACTAAGAATCTAATCTTTAAAAAGAAGGACTAG